The following proteins are co-located in the Streptosporangium brasiliense genome:
- a CDS encoding MFS transporter — translation MSDELRKGQTANLVLATAAFAITFWAWNLIGPLAGGYGRQLGLSPTQTSLLVAIPVLVGSLGRIPVGVLADRLGGRLMFAVVCAVSIVPVILVGWVDSYGWLLVWGFLLGVAGTSFAVGIPFVNAWYAPARRGFATGVFGAGMGGTALSAFLTPRLVESVGRIQTHLLMAVALAAMAVVMLLFSRDSPAWKPSTAPALPRMREAVKLRATWQCAFLYAVAFGGFVAFSTYLPTLLQNVYGFSQTGAGLRDAGFSIAAVAARPLGGVLSDRVGPVRVLLVSFAGTTVMALVLAFNPPAEIPAGGCFVLMAFFLGLGTGGVFALVARLVEPSRVGTVTGLVGAAGGLGGYFPPLVMGVVYTAAGTYVIGYVLLAVTALAALLYTRRAFTSALTAGGGAAGR, via the coding sequence ATGTCGGATGAACTTCGCAAAGGACAGACGGCCAACCTCGTCCTCGCCACGGCCGCGTTCGCGATCACCTTCTGGGCGTGGAACCTGATCGGCCCGCTCGCCGGGGGCTACGGCAGGCAGCTCGGCCTGTCGCCGACCCAGACCTCCCTGCTGGTCGCCATCCCGGTGCTGGTCGGATCCCTCGGCCGGATCCCGGTCGGGGTGCTCGCCGACAGGCTCGGCGGGCGGCTGATGTTCGCGGTCGTCTGCGCCGTCAGCATCGTCCCCGTCATCCTCGTGGGCTGGGTCGACTCCTACGGATGGCTGCTGGTGTGGGGCTTCCTGCTCGGCGTCGCGGGCACCTCGTTCGCGGTGGGCATCCCCTTCGTCAACGCCTGGTACGCCCCCGCCCGCCGCGGCTTCGCCACCGGCGTCTTCGGCGCGGGCATGGGCGGCACGGCGCTGTCGGCGTTCCTCACCCCCCGCCTGGTCGAGTCCGTCGGCCGGATCCAGACCCACCTGCTGATGGCCGTCGCACTGGCGGCGATGGCCGTCGTCATGCTGCTGTTCAGCCGCGACTCGCCCGCCTGGAAGCCGTCCACCGCTCCGGCGCTGCCCCGCATGCGCGAGGCCGTGAAACTCAGGGCCACCTGGCAGTGCGCGTTCCTCTACGCCGTCGCCTTCGGCGGGTTCGTCGCCTTCTCCACCTACCTGCCGACCCTGCTGCAGAACGTCTACGGCTTCTCGCAGACCGGGGCCGGCCTGCGCGACGCGGGCTTCTCGATCGCCGCCGTCGCCGCCCGGCCGCTGGGCGGCGTGCTGTCCGACCGGGTCGGACCGGTGCGGGTGCTGCTGGTGTCGTTCGCGGGGACCACCGTCATGGCGCTGGTCCTGGCCTTCAACCCGCCCGCGGAGATCCCCGCCGGCGGCTGCTTCGTGCTGATGGCCTTCTTCCTCGGCCTCGGCACCGGCGGCGTGTTCGCCCTGGTCGCCAGGCTCGTCGAGCCGTCCAGGGTGGGCACCGTGACCGGTCTGGTGGGCGCGGCCGGCGGCCTGGGCGGTTACTTCCCGCCGCTGGTCATGGGCGTCGTCTACACCGCCGCCGGCACCTACGTGATCGGCTACGTCCTGCTCGCCGTGACGGCCCTGGCCGCGCTGCTCTACACCCGCAGGGCGTTCACCTCCGCTTTGACGGCCGGCGGCGGAGCAGCAGGCCGATGA
- a CDS encoding lipopolysaccharide assembly protein LapA domain-containing protein: MTRTPADGPRPSGGRLAAISPRGWTALALAALGVIFIAQNRDRVRIQWLTFSVTSPLWTALLAVMLVGVLIGLLLRRRPSKRR, translated from the coding sequence GTGACAAGGACACCGGCGGACGGGCCCCGCCCGTCCGGCGGCCGGCTGGCCGCGATCTCACCGCGCGGGTGGACCGCCCTGGCGCTGGCCGCGCTCGGCGTGATCTTCATCGCCCAGAACCGCGACCGCGTCCGGATCCAGTGGCTGACGTTCAGCGTGACCTCGCCGCTGTGGACCGCGCTGCTGGCCGTGATGCTGGTCGGCGTGCTCATCGGCCTGCTGCTCCGCCGCCGGCCGTCAAAGCGGAGGTGA